One genomic window of Nocardioides daphniae includes the following:
- a CDS encoding methylmalonyl-CoA mutase family protein has product MGEAGPHHPRRNLRRPIGAATDLEGLTTTGRPTREGDWDIRVHVVGPDAKAANEALLVDLENGATSVWIELGAGLEVTDLEDVLKGVFTDLAPVVLDAPGQRLDAATQLVDLLDGVTPAPGTNLGASPALGGSSADEVVAVARLALAKGTYGVVVDASALHDLGASDAQELGYAVAVGVEVLRTLTDAGLSLAEALSVVEFRFAATDEQFPTIAKLRAARRLWARVAELSGATEPVQMRQHVVTSRPMMSKYDPYVNMLRGTVAAFAAGVGGAEAVTVVPFDATLGLPDAFGRRIARNTSSLLVAESHLGKVTDPAGGAYAVEKLTDDLAAAGWAELGRIEESGGAAAALADGSLQSRVDAVVAAREERIARRKQPITGVSEFPNLAETLPPRTAHPSADAVRRYGASYEALRDEPAAAPVFLATMGPIAHHTARATFASNLLAAGGVGVTVAGPTSGPEELASRLDGETVACLAGTDAAYEEWGAAAVEALRAAGVQHVILAGKPGDLAVDDSCAVGLDALAFLNRTREALA; this is encoded by the coding sequence GTGGGAGAAGCTGGCCCGCACCACCCTCGACGGAATCTCCGTCGCCCCATCGGCGCGGCCACCGACCTCGAGGGCCTGACCACCACGGGTCGTCCCACGCGCGAGGGCGACTGGGACATCCGTGTCCACGTCGTCGGCCCGGACGCCAAGGCGGCCAACGAGGCCCTCCTCGTCGACCTGGAAAACGGCGCCACCTCGGTCTGGATCGAGCTGGGCGCGGGCCTCGAGGTGACGGACCTCGAGGACGTCCTCAAGGGCGTCTTCACCGACCTCGCCCCCGTCGTGCTCGACGCCCCGGGCCAGCGCCTCGACGCGGCGACCCAGCTGGTCGACCTGCTCGACGGCGTCACCCCGGCCCCCGGCACCAACCTCGGTGCCAGCCCCGCCCTGGGCGGTTCGTCGGCCGACGAGGTCGTCGCCGTCGCCCGTCTGGCCCTGGCCAAGGGCACCTACGGCGTCGTGGTCGACGCCTCCGCCCTGCACGACCTCGGTGCCTCCGACGCCCAGGAGCTCGGCTACGCCGTCGCCGTCGGCGTCGAGGTGCTGCGTACGCTCACCGACGCCGGCCTCTCGCTGGCCGAGGCGCTGTCGGTCGTCGAGTTCCGCTTCGCAGCCACCGACGAGCAGTTCCCGACCATCGCCAAGCTGCGTGCCGCCCGCCGCCTGTGGGCGCGCGTGGCCGAGCTCAGCGGCGCGACCGAGCCGGTGCAGATGCGCCAGCACGTGGTCACCAGCCGCCCGATGATGAGCAAGTACGACCCCTACGTGAACATGCTGCGCGGCACCGTCGCGGCCTTCGCCGCCGGCGTCGGCGGCGCCGAGGCGGTCACCGTGGTGCCGTTCGACGCGACCCTGGGCCTGCCCGACGCGTTCGGCCGCCGCATCGCCCGCAACACCTCCAGCCTGCTCGTCGCGGAGTCGCACCTGGGCAAGGTCACCGACCCTGCCGGTGGCGCGTACGCGGTGGAGAAGCTCACCGACGACCTGGCCGCCGCCGGCTGGGCCGAGCTGGGCCGCATCGAGGAGTCCGGTGGCGCCGCCGCCGCGCTCGCCGACGGCTCGCTCCAGTCCCGCGTCGACGCGGTGGTCGCTGCCCGCGAGGAGCGCATCGCCCGTCGCAAGCAGCCGATCACCGGCGTCAGCGAGTTCCCGAACCTCGCCGAGACGCTGCCGCCCCGCACCGCCCACCCGAGCGCCGACGCGGTCCGCCGCTACGGCGCGTCGTACGAGGCGCTGCGCGACGAGCCCGCCGCCGCGCCGGTCTTCCTGGCGACGATGGGCCCGATCGCGCACCACACCGCACGGGCGACCTTCGCCAGCAACCTGCTGGCCGCGGGTGGTGTCGGCGTCACCGTGGCCGGCCCGACCTCGGGTCCCGAGGAGCTCGCCTCCCGCCTCGACGGCGAGACGGTGGCCTGCCTGGCCGGCACCGACGCCGCGTACGAGGAGTGGGGCGCGGCGGCTGTCGAGGCCCTGCGTGCTGCCGGTGTGCAGCACGTCATCCTCGCCGGCAAGCCGGGCGACCTGGCCGTCGACGACTCCTGCGCGGTGGGCCTCGACGCCCTCGCGTTCCTCAACCGCACTCGGGAGGCGCTCGCATGA
- a CDS encoding succinate dehydrogenase cytochrome b subunit produces the protein MATQLSNRTLVKGSRSTRSTIALKITMAVSGLVFLGYLVLHMYGNLKVFAGHDAFNEYAHHLREFGAPMLPYEGLLWIVRVALIVALVAHVWSALVLTARARKARSSKYSVKKNIASSLSSRTMRWGGLAIFIFVVWHLLHFTVGKVNPTGGETNDPYNLLVDSFGEWWMAVIYLLAMFALGMHLHHGVWSASQTLGLTNSARSRANAKRAGWVVAIVIAGGFALVPLSVLFGIVTK, from the coding sequence GTGGCAACCCAACTTTCCAACCGGACTCTCGTCAAGGGATCCAGGTCGACTCGTTCGACGATCGCCTTGAAAATCACGATGGCAGTCAGCGGCCTGGTCTTCCTCGGCTACCTGGTCCTGCACATGTACGGCAACCTGAAGGTCTTCGCAGGCCACGACGCGTTCAACGAGTACGCGCACCACCTGCGCGAGTTCGGCGCCCCGATGCTCCCCTACGAGGGACTGCTCTGGATCGTGCGCGTCGCCCTCATCGTTGCCCTGGTCGCCCACGTGTGGTCGGCCCTGGTCCTGACGGCCCGCGCCCGCAAGGCGCGCTCGTCCAAGTACTCGGTGAAGAAGAACATCGCCTCCTCGCTCTCCTCGCGCACCATGCGCTGGGGCGGCCTGGCGATCTTCATCTTCGTCGTGTGGCACCTGCTCCACTTCACCGTGGGCAAGGTCAACCCGACCGGTGGCGAGACCAACGACCCGTACAACCTCCTCGTCGACTCCTTCGGCGAGTGGTGGATGGCTGTCATCTACCTGCTGGCGATGTTCGCGCTGGGCATGCACCTGCACCACGGCGTGTGGAGTGCCTCCCAGACGCTCGGCCTGACCAACAGCGCCCGCTCGCGTGCCAACGCCAAGCGCGCCGGCTGGGTCGTCGCGATCGTCATCGCGGGCGGCTTCGCGCTCGTCCCGCTGTCCGTGCTCTTCGGCATCGTCACCAAGTAA
- a CDS encoding succinate dehydrogenase/fumarate reductase iron-sulfur subunit, protein MNLTLKIWRQKDATSAGAIKTYQVKDISPDMSFLEMLDELNEQLNEQGEDPVAFDSDCREGICGMCSLMINGQAHGPEVTTTCQLHMRSFKDGDTITIEPWRADPFPVIKDLVVDRSAFDRIIQSGGFISANTGSAPEANSVPAPRDKAMRAFNVATCIGCGACVAACPNGSASLFLGAKITHLGELPQGQPERWTRVVDMVGQHDHEGFGGCTNIGECTAACPKEIPLDVISQLNKDLRTAMKHGL, encoded by the coding sequence ATGAATCTGACTCTGAAGATCTGGCGCCAGAAGGACGCCACGTCCGCTGGTGCGATCAAGACCTACCAGGTCAAGGACATCTCGCCGGACATGAGCTTCCTCGAGATGCTCGACGAGCTCAACGAGCAGCTCAACGAGCAGGGCGAGGACCCGGTCGCGTTCGACTCGGACTGCCGTGAGGGCATCTGCGGCATGTGTTCGCTGATGATCAACGGCCAGGCCCACGGCCCGGAGGTCACCACCACCTGCCAGCTGCACATGCGCAGCTTCAAGGACGGCGACACGATCACCATCGAGCCGTGGCGCGCGGACCCCTTCCCGGTCATCAAGGACCTGGTCGTGGACCGTTCGGCCTTCGACCGCATCATCCAGTCCGGCGGCTTCATCTCCGCCAACACGGGTTCGGCCCCCGAGGCCAACTCGGTGCCGGCTCCCCGCGACAAGGCCATGCGCGCCTTCAACGTGGCGACCTGCATCGGCTGCGGCGCCTGCGTCGCGGCATGCCCCAACGGCTCGGCCTCGCTCTTCCTCGGCGCCAAGATCACCCACCTGGGTGAGCTGCCGCAGGGCCAGCCGGAGCGTTGGACCCGCGTGGTGGACATGGTCGGCCAGCACGACCACGAGGGCTTCGGTGGCTGCACCAACATCGGCGAGTGCACCGCTGCCTGCCCCAAGGAGATCCCGCTCGACGTGATCTCGCAGCTCAACAAGGACCTGCGCACCGCGATGAAGCACGGTCTCTGA
- a CDS encoding 2'-5' RNA ligase family protein, with protein sequence MQTIGVAIALPEPWATDLQQYRVDLGDETAYSIPTHITLIPPTEVGDDLGDVVAHLEQVAASQRPFRIHLRGTGTFRPVSPVVFVAVADGIAGCEELAAGVRTGPLQVELEFPFHPHVTVAHHLDDASLDRAYDELASFDCAFEATEFHLYLHDDGNGWVPTKAFQLVG encoded by the coding sequence GTGCAGACGATCGGCGTCGCCATCGCGCTCCCGGAGCCGTGGGCGACCGACCTGCAGCAGTACCGCGTGGATCTCGGTGACGAGACCGCGTACAGCATCCCCACCCACATCACGCTGATCCCGCCGACCGAGGTCGGTGACGACCTCGGCGACGTGGTGGCTCACCTGGAGCAGGTCGCGGCCTCCCAGAGGCCCTTCCGGATCCACCTGCGCGGCACGGGCACCTTCCGCCCGGTCTCGCCCGTCGTCTTCGTGGCGGTGGCCGACGGCATCGCCGGGTGCGAGGAGCTCGCGGCCGGGGTGCGCACCGGCCCTCTCCAGGTCGAGCTGGAGTTCCCCTTCCACCCGCACGTCACGGTCGCCCACCACCTCGACGACGCCTCGCTCGACCGCGCCTACGACGAGCTCGCGAGCTTCGACTGCGCCTTCGAGGCCACGGAGTTCCACCTCTACCTGCACGACGACGGCAACGGTTGGGTGCCGACCAAGGCCTTCCAGCTCGTCGGCTGA
- a CDS encoding MFS transporter: MTATDTPSAARVDPTDTAEKGPRQQRLGVVLLALAMGGFAIGTTEFVSMGLLPQLARGVDVSEPSAGHAISSYALGVVVGAPLIAFFGSHWPRRATLIGLMALFAVGNVATAWVTSYESLLVARFVSGLPHGAYFGVASLVAAGLARPGRKAKAVATIMLGLSVANLVGVPAATWLGQNLGWRAAFWVVAALALLTLLLVLAFVPSVPGDHTSSWRREMRAFRNPQVLLTLAAGSLGFGGMFAVYTYVVPTIDKLGGLSEGAAPIFLFAFGLGMVAGTWLAGELASWSLFGSLFIGGGGQGLLLLAFAMLAHTGWWVLPIVFGITVTGSVLVVGLQMRLMAVAGDAQTLGAAMNHAALNVANALGAWLGGLVIAAGLGYRAPGIVGFGLATVGLVTILVSFLLERRTGAVGHAPA; the protein is encoded by the coding sequence ATGACTGCCACCGACACCCCTTCCGCCGCCCGCGTCGACCCCACCGACACCGCCGAGAAGGGACCGCGGCAGCAGCGGCTCGGGGTGGTCCTGCTGGCGCTGGCCATGGGTGGCTTCGCGATCGGCACCACCGAGTTCGTCTCGATGGGGCTGCTTCCGCAGCTGGCTCGTGGCGTCGACGTCTCCGAGCCCTCGGCCGGCCACGCGATCTCCAGCTACGCCCTCGGCGTGGTGGTCGGTGCTCCGCTCATCGCCTTCTTCGGCTCCCACTGGCCTCGCCGTGCGACCCTGATCGGGTTGATGGCGCTCTTTGCCGTCGGCAACGTCGCCACCGCGTGGGTGACGTCGTACGAGTCACTCCTCGTCGCCCGCTTCGTCTCGGGCCTGCCGCACGGCGCCTACTTCGGCGTCGCCTCCCTGGTCGCAGCAGGCCTGGCGCGTCCCGGCCGGAAGGCGAAGGCGGTGGCCACGATCATGCTCGGTCTCTCGGTCGCCAACCTGGTCGGCGTCCCGGCCGCGACCTGGCTCGGCCAGAACCTCGGCTGGCGGGCCGCCTTCTGGGTGGTCGCCGCCCTGGCCCTGCTGACGCTGCTCCTGGTGCTCGCCTTCGTGCCGTCGGTGCCCGGTGACCACACGTCGTCCTGGCGCCGCGAGATGCGGGCCTTCCGGAACCCTCAGGTGCTGCTCACCCTGGCTGCCGGCTCGCTCGGCTTCGGCGGCATGTTCGCCGTCTACACCTACGTGGTGCCGACCATCGACAAGCTCGGTGGGCTGAGCGAGGGCGCGGCCCCGATCTTCCTCTTCGCCTTCGGCCTCGGCATGGTCGCCGGGACCTGGCTGGCCGGAGAGCTGGCCAGCTGGTCGCTCTTCGGCTCCCTCTTCATCGGCGGCGGCGGCCAGGGCCTGTTGCTGCTCGCCTTCGCGATGCTGGCGCACACCGGGTGGTGGGTGCTGCCGATCGTCTTCGGGATCACCGTCACCGGGTCGGTGCTGGTCGTCGGCCTGCAGATGCGCCTGATGGCCGTGGCGGGTGACGCCCAGACGCTGGGGGCGGCGATGAACCACGCCGCGCTCAACGTCGCCAACGCCCTGGGCGCCTGGCTGGGTGGACTGGTGATCGCCGCCGGCCTGGGCTACCGCGCGCCGGGCATCGTCGGCTTCGGGCTCGCCACGGTGGGTCTTGTCACGATCCTCGTGTCGTTCCTCCTCGAGCGTCGCACCGGCGCCGTCGGTCACGCTCCTGCCTGA
- a CDS encoding ATP-binding cassette domain-containing protein yields the protein MRVLYGQTAQHRLPRTPAGEVVGRTMDADRYARYADRWVDFVNGILIAAATAALAGTWMAGAVLVTVLVTSALASAVGRPIAGRSAAAASAARARFGRALVSVLESARTVKLAAATGAARRHLLHVDSGRVSAAVREHRVQGVLDGVPMLMVQCGVVAAWAVHVGGGWGLGTTLLVANAVSGFDWFGRVAGMVVTEAPGTRAWQQETSRFAGGADLMDLPPGVDLVRGVAPTPPLVDRVPLEEIALRGLSAVHDDGTIGVQGVDLTIRAGEQVLLLGQVGSGKSSLLAALAGLVSHGGSITWNGTEVGDAEVFLRPGQVAHVAQVPRVLSGSFADNVRLGHERRFDDPVAAARLGADVAEAGGRDALVGHRGVRLSGGQVQRLALARALATDAELLLADDVSSALDARTETELWRALRERGTTVIGSTAKRSALELADRVVVLVDGRIAEVGPWSELSARWSHLAG from the coding sequence ATGCGGGTGCTCTACGGGCAGACCGCGCAGCACCGCCTGCCGCGCACACCGGCGGGCGAGGTCGTCGGGCGCACCATGGACGCCGACCGCTACGCCCGCTACGCCGACCGCTGGGTCGACTTCGTCAACGGCATCCTGATCGCCGCCGCCACGGCCGCGCTCGCCGGCACCTGGATGGCCGGCGCGGTGCTGGTCACGGTCCTGGTCACCTCCGCCCTGGCCTCCGCGGTCGGCCGCCCGATCGCCGGACGCTCGGCCGCCGCCGCCTCGGCTGCCCGTGCCCGCTTCGGCCGGGCGCTGGTCTCGGTGCTGGAGTCCGCGCGCACGGTCAAGCTCGCCGCGGCCACCGGGGCTGCCCGCCGTCACCTGCTCCACGTCGACTCCGGCCGGGTCTCCGCCGCGGTGCGCGAGCACCGCGTGCAGGGTGTCCTCGACGGCGTCCCGATGCTCATGGTCCAGTGCGGCGTCGTGGCCGCCTGGGCGGTCCACGTGGGCGGCGGCTGGGGCCTGGGCACCACGCTGCTCGTGGCCAACGCCGTCTCCGGCTTCGACTGGTTCGGCCGGGTGGCCGGCATGGTGGTCACCGAGGCGCCGGGCACGCGGGCGTGGCAGCAGGAGACCAGCCGGTTCGCCGGGGGAGCGGACCTGATGGACCTCCCGCCGGGCGTCGACCTGGTCCGGGGCGTCGCGCCGACCCCACCCCTGGTCGATCGGGTTCCCCTCGAGGAGATCGCCCTGCGCGGTCTCTCGGCGGTCCACGACGACGGCACGATCGGTGTCCAGGGCGTCGACCTGACGATCCGTGCCGGTGAGCAGGTGCTGCTGCTGGGGCAGGTGGGCTCCGGCAAGTCGAGCCTGCTCGCGGCGCTGGCCGGCCTGGTCTCCCACGGCGGGTCGATCACCTGGAACGGCACCGAGGTCGGTGACGCGGAGGTCTTCCTGCGGCCCGGACAGGTCGCGCACGTGGCACAGGTGCCGCGGGTGCTGTCGGGGTCGTTCGCGGACAACGTACGACTGGGGCATGAGCGCCGCTTCGACGACCCGGTCGCCGCGGCTCGGCTCGGTGCCGACGTCGCCGAGGCCGGAGGGCGGGACGCCCTCGTGGGGCACCGCGGCGTACGGCTCTCGGGCGGGCAGGTGCAGCGTCTCGCGCTGGCGCGGGCGCTGGCCACCGATGCCGAGCTGCTGCTCGCCGACGACGTGTCGAGCGCGCTGGACGCCCGCACGGAGACCGAGCTGTGGCGCGCGTTGCGTGAGCGCGGCACCACCGTCATCGGGTCCACGGCCAAGCGCTCCGCCCTCGAGCTCGCCGACCGGGTCGTGGTGCTGGTCGACGGCCGCATCGCCGAAGTCGGGCCGTGGTCGGAGCTCTCCGCGCGGTGGTCGCACCTGGCCGGGTGA
- a CDS encoding ABC transporter ATP-binding protein has translation MSSTVQQRETTPLLEGAGSPAYLDDPRRRVDWRRLNTPAAVAALLCAAIAAIGTTLGTVVAGRLAEDPTRALVTVLALCVVGASLVDTAGKVVWVGVSDVAEGRLREDLLDAALAQPLATLGEQAVGEILDRVDDDTHEVGNLVRWQVWMLARTVFGVVPMWIVAGLTWWPSWLLFPVLGGLTFLAVRGLLGEISRRKVVEEMAWTDHAAALEEGIAGRDDLRTSLGQAHVVARLARLSAVVHERFREVVLVESQVCRRAGLLLHGLLAGIGVAGIAVAVTGDLSVARLVTLFLVSSLFVGQVAMLANHLPDLQAGLGAVIRLRQMLAVEPEPTGGRVLDGAGAVAIDVTDLDFSYAEGSFALSGVSLHVPAGQTIALVGRTGSGKSTLASLLSRAVEPPRGSVYVGGVDVRDLDLQQLRAAVGVVTQRTEIVAGTLAENVTLFGPQSPRDVEAALAQLGLSDWVAGLPDGVDTLLGPGGTTLSSGEEQLVAFARLLLRDVKVVVLDEATARMDPLTERRVVAAADRLLLGRTGVLIAHRLSTIERAPWWPCWTTARSSRPASATSSPSRPAPSVTCCSPAASTAPASPATCRSTCPSPRTPPMGPAARPTRTGAASADVAAPDRLRSWPPSAPGRR, from the coding sequence ATGAGCAGCACCGTGCAGCAGCGTGAGACCACCCCGCTCCTCGAGGGGGCGGGCTCGCCGGCGTACCTCGACGACCCCCGTCGACGGGTCGACTGGCGACGTCTGAACACCCCGGCGGCGGTGGCCGCCCTCCTCTGCGCGGCGATCGCCGCGATCGGCACCACCCTCGGCACGGTGGTCGCCGGACGGCTGGCCGAGGACCCGACCCGGGCGCTGGTCACGGTCCTGGCCCTCTGCGTCGTGGGCGCCTCGCTCGTCGACACCGCCGGCAAGGTGGTGTGGGTCGGGGTCTCCGACGTCGCGGAGGGGCGCCTGCGCGAGGACCTGCTCGACGCCGCCCTGGCCCAACCCCTGGCGACCTTGGGGGAGCAGGCGGTGGGAGAGATCCTCGACCGGGTCGACGACGACACCCACGAGGTCGGCAACCTGGTGCGCTGGCAGGTGTGGATGCTCGCTCGCACCGTCTTCGGCGTGGTCCCCATGTGGATCGTCGCGGGACTGACCTGGTGGCCGTCGTGGCTGCTCTTCCCCGTCCTCGGTGGGCTCACCTTCCTCGCGGTCCGTGGCCTGCTGGGAGAGATCTCCCGGCGCAAGGTCGTCGAGGAGATGGCGTGGACCGACCACGCAGCCGCCCTCGAGGAGGGCATCGCCGGCCGCGACGACCTCCGCACCAGCCTCGGCCAGGCGCACGTGGTCGCCCGGCTCGCCCGGCTCTCCGCCGTGGTCCACGAGCGCTTCCGCGAGGTCGTCCTCGTCGAGTCGCAGGTCTGCCGCCGCGCGGGCCTGCTGCTCCACGGCCTGCTGGCCGGCATCGGCGTCGCGGGCATCGCGGTGGCCGTCACGGGCGACCTCTCGGTGGCCCGGCTTGTCACCCTCTTCCTCGTCTCCTCGCTCTTCGTGGGCCAGGTCGCCATGCTGGCCAACCACCTGCCCGACCTCCAGGCCGGGCTCGGGGCGGTGATCCGCCTGCGCCAGATGCTGGCCGTCGAGCCGGAGCCCACCGGGGGCCGGGTGCTCGACGGCGCGGGCGCCGTGGCGATCGACGTGACCGACCTCGACTTCTCCTACGCCGAGGGCTCCTTCGCGCTCAGCGGCGTCTCCTTGCACGTCCCGGCCGGCCAGACCATCGCGCTGGTCGGGCGTACGGGGTCGGGCAAGTCCACGCTCGCCTCACTGCTCTCCCGCGCCGTCGAGCCGCCGCGGGGGAGCGTGTACGTCGGTGGCGTCGACGTCCGCGACCTCGACCTGCAGCAGCTGCGCGCCGCCGTGGGCGTGGTCACACAGCGCACCGAGATCGTGGCCGGCACCCTCGCGGAGAACGTCACCCTCTTCGGCCCGCAGTCACCTCGTGACGTCGAGGCGGCGCTCGCCCAGCTGGGCCTCAGCGACTGGGTCGCCGGGCTGCCCGACGGCGTCGACACCCTGCTCGGCCCGGGCGGCACCACGCTGTCCTCGGGGGAGGAGCAGCTGGTGGCCTTCGCTCGACTGCTCCTGCGCGACGTCAAGGTGGTCGTCCTCGACGAGGCCACGGCCCGGATGGACCCCCTCACCGAGCGCCGCGTCGTGGCCGCAGCCGACCGGCTCCTGCTCGGGCGCACCGGCGTGCTCATCGCCCACCGGCTCTCGACCATCGAGCGCGCGCCCTGGTGGCCGTGCTGGACCACGGCCAGGTCGTCCAGGCCGGCGAGCGCGACCAGCTCTCCGTCGCGCCCGGCCCCTTCCGTGACCTGCTGCTCGCCAGCCGCATCGACGGCGCCGGCGTCCCCGGCGACGTGCCGGTCGACCTGCCCGAGCCCCCGCACGCCGCCGATGGGGCCGGCGGCCCGGCCGACGAGGACGGGCGCGGCGTCGGCGGACGTCGCCGCTCCGGACCGCCTCCGGAGCTGGCCGCCGTCGGCACCGGGCCGTCGCTGA
- a CDS encoding aquaporin — translation MTSQSQTDSINAQPTTGHKIAAELIGTFALVLFGVGAALMSGGDYVATGLSFGLVVLVMAAAMAHVSGGHFNPAVTFGAAVGGRLPWSQVPVYWLSQLLGGILAGAVLFFLMQGFEAYDVDEVGLGQNGFGDQAASGYAVGQAFVLETLMTLMFLWIILAVTDRRARATGIVAPAAIGMALAIIHFASMGATGTSVNPARSIGPALFAGTDAMAQLWLFVAAPLLGAAIAGFSYAFLFGKEPLEVDPLA, via the coding sequence ATGACGAGCCAGAGCCAGACGGACTCCATCAACGCACAGCCCACGACGGGGCACAAGATTGCTGCCGAGCTGATCGGCACCTTCGCCCTGGTCCTCTTCGGTGTCGGTGCCGCCCTGATGAGCGGGGGCGACTACGTCGCGACCGGGCTCTCCTTCGGCCTGGTCGTGCTGGTGATGGCGGCGGCCATGGCCCACGTCTCGGGTGGGCACTTCAACCCGGCGGTCACCTTCGGGGCGGCCGTGGGCGGGCGCCTGCCGTGGTCGCAGGTGCCGGTCTACTGGCTGTCGCAGCTGCTCGGCGGCATCCTCGCGGGCGCCGTGCTCTTCTTCCTGATGCAGGGCTTCGAGGCGTACGACGTCGACGAGGTGGGGCTGGGCCAGAACGGCTTCGGCGACCAGGCGGCGAGCGGCTACGCGGTCGGGCAGGCCTTCGTGCTCGAGACCCTGATGACCTTGATGTTCCTGTGGATCATCCTGGCCGTCACCGACCGTCGGGCCCGGGCCACCGGCATCGTCGCCCCGGCCGCGATCGGCATGGCGCTGGCGATCATCCACTTCGCCTCGATGGGCGCCACCGGCACGTCGGTCAACCCGGCGCGCTCGATCGGCCCGGCACTCTTCGCCGGCACCGACGCCATGGCCCAGCTCTGGCTCTTCGTCGCCGCTCCCCTGCTGGGGGCCGCGATCGCCGGCTTCAGCTATGCCTTCCTCTTCGGCAAGGAGCCGTTGGAGGTCGACCCGCTGGCCTGA